One Temnothorax longispinosus isolate EJ_2023e chromosome 8, Tlon_JGU_v1, whole genome shotgun sequence genomic region harbors:
- the LOC139818016 gene encoding putative nuclease HARBI1, translating into MRTIAIFSSDRIIGCIDGTYIPIRTPAKKIRHTYVNRHDETALTLQGICDAKGRFIDAFTGVSSKMHDTRVYDMSFIKDKICTMGDEYHIIGDAAYPISVNLLTPYNGHLTPVQANFNNNFCRARVRIENTFGLLKGRFRQLTRLDMWSVISMAKFIISCCVLHNLCIDRNDVLDYYDHEEVLFPIEQCIDNVNRTRLLGQMKRDRLALDLI; encoded by the coding sequence ATGCGCACAATTGCGATATTCTCTTCAGATAGAATTATAGGGTGTATAGATGGCACATATATCCCGATTCGAACGCctgcaaaaaaaattcgtcATACATATGTTAATAGACACGACGAAACTGCTCTCACTCTACAAGGTATATGTGATGCAAAAGGACGATTTATAGATGCCTTTACTGGAGTAAGTAGTAAAATGCATGATACTCGCGTGTATGATATGTCGTTCATTAAGGATAAGATATGTACAATGGGTGATGAATATCATATCATTGGTGATGCGGCGTATCCAATATCTGTAAATCTATTGACACCTTACAATGGGCATTTGACACCCGTGCAagctaattttaataataatttttgtcgtGCGCGAGTTAGAATTGAGAATACATTTGGGCTCTTAAAAGGCAGGTTTCGACAATTGACGAGACTAGATATGTGGTCTGTGATATCTATGGCTAAGTTCATTATATCTTGCTGCGTGTTGCACAATTTGTGTATAGACAGAAATGATGTACTCGATTATTATGATCACGAAGAAGTATTATTTCCAATTGAGCAATGTATTGATAATGTTAACAGAACAAGATTGTTAGGACAGATGAAACGTGATCGTCTAGCACttgatttgatttaa